The following proteins are co-located in the Neofelis nebulosa isolate mNeoNeb1 chromosome 18, mNeoNeb1.pri, whole genome shotgun sequence genome:
- the CIITA gene encoding MHC class II transactivator isoform X7 — MNHFQTILPRVRMLLAGHLPSQARALLDSMLERELLSREYHCALLREPDGEALARKISLTLLEKGDPGLALLRWAWGTWQAPLAERDPDDEDRARSGQCAAMELGPLEGGYLELLNSNADPLQLYHLYDQMDPAREEMELCSEPDMDTINCEQFSRLLCDMEGDEETREAYANIAELDQYVFQDSQLEGLSKGFFIEHIGLEEMIGESVETLEEKKSQKRSFPEELPMDSKHRKLAEPLAVPMVTGTFLVGSVSDSSALPCLSPPAVFNKEPASSQRWLKETILMPVPPSSSLLSCLSLSAGHIQIVPTLPQGLWQISGAGTGVSGMVIYQGEVPQASQALPSSSPAIHSLPKSPERPGSTSPFAPSAADLPGMPEPALTSRADVTEEQMSPTRSPAAHEVCSQLPKWPERVEKFCSALRDTYQAEPAGPEGILVEMELVRARLERSSSKSQERELATLDWAERQPARGGLAEVLLAGGDRRRPRETQVIAVLGRAGQGKSRWAREASRAWARGQLPQYDFVFYLPCHCLDRGGDTYRLQDLLFSLGPRPLPVDDEVFSYVWRRPDRVLLILDASEGLEGQDGLLHSACGPVCTEPHSVRGLLAGLFQRKLLRGCTLLLTARPRGRLAQSLSKADALFEVAGFSAEQAKTYLTRYLERAGATERRERALELLQGQPFLLSHCHSPTLCRAVGQLSEALLELGGETELPSTLTGLYVGLLGPAARDSPPGALAGLARLAWELGRRRQGTLLESQFPSAEARAWAVAKGLVQPTPGAAAVGLAFSSFLLQCFLGAVWLALSNDIKDKELPQYLALTPRKKRPYDNWLEGVPRFLAGLVFQPHADCLGALVGPAAATLKDRKQKVLTRYLKRLQPGTLRAGQLLELLHCTRETLDAGLWQHVVQGLPARLSFVGTRLTPPHTYVLGSALEAAGRDFSLDLCSTGIDPPGLGSLVGLSCVTHFRAALSDMVGLWESLQQRGEAKLLRAVEEKFTIEPFKAKSVKDVEDLGNLVQIQRTRSSSEDTAGELPAVRDLKKLEFADKVPRLCRQQCC; from the exons GCAGTGGGCAGTGTGCCGCCATGGAGTTGGGGCCTCTAGAAGGCGGCTACCTGGAGCTTCTCAACAGCAATGCTGACCCCCTGCAGCTCTACCACCTCTATGACCAGATGGACCCGGCTAGAGAAGAGATGGAGCTCTGCTCAG AACCCGACATGGACACCATCAACTGCGAGCAGTTCAGCAGACTGTTGTGTGACATGGAAGGTGATGAAGAGACCAGGGAGGCTTATGCCAATATCG CGGAACTGGACCAGTACGTGTTCCAGGACTCACAACTGGAGGGTCTGAGCAAAGGCTTTTTCA TCGAGCATATAGGATTGGAAGAAATGATCGGCGAGAGTGTGGAGAcgctggaggaaaagaaaagtcagaaaagat CCTTCCCAGAGGAGCTGCCCATGGACTCGAAGCACAGGAAGCTGG CTGAGCCCCTTGCTGTGCCCATGGTGACTGGCACATTCCTGGTGGGGTCCGTGAGTGACTCCTCAGCTCTGCCCTGCCTGTCACCCCCTGCTGTGTTCAACAAGGAGCCAGCATCCAGCCAGAGGTGGCTGAAGGAGACCATCCTGATGCCTG TGCCCCCTTCAAGTTCCTTGCTGAGCTGCCTGAGCCTTTCTGCTGGACACATCCAGATCGTCCCCACTCTGCCCCAGGGGCTCTGGCAAATCTCAGGGGCTGGGACAGGGGTATCTGGTATGGTCATCTATCAAG GTGAGGTGCCCCAGGCCAGCCAGGCGCTTCCTTCCAGCAGCCCCGCCATACACAGCCTCCCCAAATCCCCAGAACGGCCCGGCTCCACCAGCCCCTTTGCCCCGTCTGCGGCTGACCTTCCCGGAATGCCGGAACCAGCTCTGACCTCCCGTGCAGATGTGACAG AGGAGCAGATGTCCCCTACCCGATCCCCGGCAGCTCACGAGGTCTGCAGCCAGCTCCCGAAATGGCCTG AGCGGGTGGAGAAGTTCTGCAGCGCCCTTCGGGACACGTACCAGGCTGAGCCCGCAGGCCCGGAAGGCATCCTGGTGGAGATGGAACTGGTGAGGGCGCGGCTGGAAAGGAGCAGCAGCAAAAGCCAGGAGAGGGAGCTGGCCACCCTGGACTGGGCAGAGCGGCAGCCGGCCCGCGGGGGCCTGGCCGAGGTGCTGCTGGCGGGGGGTGACCGCCGGCGGCCGCGGGAGACACAGGTGATCGCTGTGCTGGGTAGAGCGGGGCAGGGGAAGAGTCGCTGGGCCCGGGAAGCGAGCCGGGCCTGGGCCCGCGGCCAGCTGCCCCAGTACGACTTCGTCTTCTACCTCCCCTGCCACTGTTTGGACCGTGGGGGGGACACCTACCGCCTGCAGGATCTGCTGTTCTCCCTGGGCCCCCGGCCTCTGCCGGTGGACGATGAGGTCTTCAGCTACGTCTGGAGGAGGCCCGACCGGGTTCTGCTCATCCTGGATGCCTCCGAGGGCCTCGAAGGCCAAGACGGCCTCCTGCACAGCGCGTGTGGACCCGtgtgcacagagccccactccgTCCGGGGACTGCTGGCGGGCCTCTTCCAGCGTAAGCTGCTGCGGGGCTGCACCCTGCTGCTCACGGCCCGGCCCCGGGGCcgcctggcccagagcctgagcAAGGCCGACGCTCTGTTCGAGGTGGCCGGCTTCTCAGCCGAGCAGGCCAAGACCTACCTGACGCGCTACTTGGAACGCGCAGGGGCGACCGAGCGCCGAGAGAGAGCCCTGGAGCTCCTCCAGGGTCAGCCTTTCCTCCTCAGCCACTGCCACAGCCCCACTTTGTGCCGGGCCGTGGGCCAGCTGTCCGAGGCCCTCCTGGAGCTGGGGGGTGAGACGGAGCTGCCCTCCACGCTCACGGGACTCTACGTGGGCCTGCTCGGCCCTGCCGCCCGCGACAGCCCCCCGGGGGCCCTGGCGGGACTGGCCAGGCTGGCCTGGGAGCTGGGCCGCAGACGCCAGGGCACCTTGCTGGAGAGCCAGTTCCCGTCGGCGGAGGCGAGGGCCTGGGCCGTGGCCAAGGGCTTGGTGCAGCCCACCCCAGGGGCCGCGGCGGTGGGGCTGGCCTTCTCCAGCTTCCTTCTGCAGTGCTTCCTGGGGGCCGTGTGGCTGGCCCTGAGCAACGACATCAAGGACAAGGAGCTGCCACAGTACTTGGCGTTGACCCCGAGGAAGAAGAGGCCCTACGACAACTGGCTGGAGGGCGTGCCGCGGTTCCTGGCGGGGCTGGTTTTCCAGCCGCATGCCGACTGCCTCGGGGCCCTGGTGGGGCCTGCAGCGGCCACCCTGAAGGACAGGAAGCAGAAAGTGCTCACCAGGTACCTGAAGCGGCTGCAGCCGGGGACGCTGCGGGCCGGACAGCTGCTGGAGCTGTTGCACTGCACCCGTGAGACTTTGGACGCTGGGCTCTGGCAGCACGTGGTGCAGGGGCTCCCCGCCCGCCTCTCCTTCGTGGGCACCCGGCTCACGCCTCCCCACACCTATGTCCTGGGCAGCGCCTTGGAGGCGGCGGGCCGAGACTTCTCCCTGGACCTCTGCAGCACTGGCATTGACCCCCCTGGACTGGGGAGCCTCGTGGGACTCAGCTGCGTCACCCATttcag GGCTGCGCTGAGTGACATGGTGGGGCTGTGGGAGTCTCTACAGCAGCGTGGGGAGGCCAAGCTGCTCCGGGCGGTGGAGGAGAAGTTCACCATCGAGCCTTTCAAGGCCAAGTCCGTGAAGGATGTGGAAGATCTGGGCAACCTCGTGCAGATCCAGag GACAAGAAGTTCTTCAGAAGATACGGCTGGAGAACTCCCTGCGGTCCGGGATCTAAAGAAGCTGGAGTTCGC AGACAAGGTGCCACGTTTGTGCAGACAGCAGTGTTGCTGA
- the CIITA gene encoding MHC class II transactivator isoform X8, with product MNHFQTILPRVRMLLAGHLPSQARALLDSMLERELLSREYHCALLREPDGEALARKISLTLLEKGDPGLALLRWAWGTWQAPLAERDPDDEDRARSGQCAAMELGPLEGGYLELLNSNADPLQLYHLYDQMDPAREEMELCSEPDMDTINCEQFSRLLCDMEGDEETREAYANIAELDQYVFQDSQLEGLSKGFFIEHIGLEEMIGESVETLEEKKSQKRSFPEELPMDSKHRKLAEPLAVPMVTGTFLVGSVSDSSALPCLSPPAVFNKEPASSQRWLKETILMPVPPSSSLLSCLSLSAGHIQIVPTLPQGLWQISGAGTGVSGMVIYQGEVPQASQALPSSSPAIHSLPKSPERPGSTSPFAPSAADLPGMPEPALTSRADVTEEQMSPTRSPAAHEVCSQLPKWPERVEKFCSALRDTYQAEPAGPEGILVEMELVRARLERSSSKSQERELATLDWAERQPARGGLAEVLLAGGDRRRPRETQVIAVLGRAGQGKSRWAREASRAWARGQLPQYDFVFYLPCHCLDRGGDTYRLQDLLFSLGPRPLPVDDEVFSYVWRRPDRVLLILDASEGLEGQDGLLHSACGPVCTEPHSVRGLLAGLFQRKLLRGCTLLLTARPRGRLAQSLSKADALFEVAGFSAEQAKTYLTRYLERAGATERRERALELLQGQPFLLSHCHSPTLCRAVGQLSEALLELGGETELPSTLTGLYVGLLGPAARDSPPGALAGLARLAWELGRRRQGTLLESQFPSAEARAWAVAKGLVQPTPGAAAVGLAFSSFLLQCFLGAVWLALSNDIKDKELPQYLALTPRKKRPYDNWLEGVPRFLAGLVFQPHADCLGALVGPAAATLKDRKQKVLTRYLKRLQPGTLRAGQLLELLHCTRETLDAGLWQHVVQGLPARLSFVGTRLTPPHTYVLGSALEAAGRDFSLDLCSTGIDPPGLGSLVGLSCVTHFSPVLVPGSEAFPPQGCAE from the exons GCAGTGGGCAGTGTGCCGCCATGGAGTTGGGGCCTCTAGAAGGCGGCTACCTGGAGCTTCTCAACAGCAATGCTGACCCCCTGCAGCTCTACCACCTCTATGACCAGATGGACCCGGCTAGAGAAGAGATGGAGCTCTGCTCAG AACCCGACATGGACACCATCAACTGCGAGCAGTTCAGCAGACTGTTGTGTGACATGGAAGGTGATGAAGAGACCAGGGAGGCTTATGCCAATATCG CGGAACTGGACCAGTACGTGTTCCAGGACTCACAACTGGAGGGTCTGAGCAAAGGCTTTTTCA TCGAGCATATAGGATTGGAAGAAATGATCGGCGAGAGTGTGGAGAcgctggaggaaaagaaaagtcagaaaagat CCTTCCCAGAGGAGCTGCCCATGGACTCGAAGCACAGGAAGCTGG CTGAGCCCCTTGCTGTGCCCATGGTGACTGGCACATTCCTGGTGGGGTCCGTGAGTGACTCCTCAGCTCTGCCCTGCCTGTCACCCCCTGCTGTGTTCAACAAGGAGCCAGCATCCAGCCAGAGGTGGCTGAAGGAGACCATCCTGATGCCTG TGCCCCCTTCAAGTTCCTTGCTGAGCTGCCTGAGCCTTTCTGCTGGACACATCCAGATCGTCCCCACTCTGCCCCAGGGGCTCTGGCAAATCTCAGGGGCTGGGACAGGGGTATCTGGTATGGTCATCTATCAAG GTGAGGTGCCCCAGGCCAGCCAGGCGCTTCCTTCCAGCAGCCCCGCCATACACAGCCTCCCCAAATCCCCAGAACGGCCCGGCTCCACCAGCCCCTTTGCCCCGTCTGCGGCTGACCTTCCCGGAATGCCGGAACCAGCTCTGACCTCCCGTGCAGATGTGACAG AGGAGCAGATGTCCCCTACCCGATCCCCGGCAGCTCACGAGGTCTGCAGCCAGCTCCCGAAATGGCCTG AGCGGGTGGAGAAGTTCTGCAGCGCCCTTCGGGACACGTACCAGGCTGAGCCCGCAGGCCCGGAAGGCATCCTGGTGGAGATGGAACTGGTGAGGGCGCGGCTGGAAAGGAGCAGCAGCAAAAGCCAGGAGAGGGAGCTGGCCACCCTGGACTGGGCAGAGCGGCAGCCGGCCCGCGGGGGCCTGGCCGAGGTGCTGCTGGCGGGGGGTGACCGCCGGCGGCCGCGGGAGACACAGGTGATCGCTGTGCTGGGTAGAGCGGGGCAGGGGAAGAGTCGCTGGGCCCGGGAAGCGAGCCGGGCCTGGGCCCGCGGCCAGCTGCCCCAGTACGACTTCGTCTTCTACCTCCCCTGCCACTGTTTGGACCGTGGGGGGGACACCTACCGCCTGCAGGATCTGCTGTTCTCCCTGGGCCCCCGGCCTCTGCCGGTGGACGATGAGGTCTTCAGCTACGTCTGGAGGAGGCCCGACCGGGTTCTGCTCATCCTGGATGCCTCCGAGGGCCTCGAAGGCCAAGACGGCCTCCTGCACAGCGCGTGTGGACCCGtgtgcacagagccccactccgTCCGGGGACTGCTGGCGGGCCTCTTCCAGCGTAAGCTGCTGCGGGGCTGCACCCTGCTGCTCACGGCCCGGCCCCGGGGCcgcctggcccagagcctgagcAAGGCCGACGCTCTGTTCGAGGTGGCCGGCTTCTCAGCCGAGCAGGCCAAGACCTACCTGACGCGCTACTTGGAACGCGCAGGGGCGACCGAGCGCCGAGAGAGAGCCCTGGAGCTCCTCCAGGGTCAGCCTTTCCTCCTCAGCCACTGCCACAGCCCCACTTTGTGCCGGGCCGTGGGCCAGCTGTCCGAGGCCCTCCTGGAGCTGGGGGGTGAGACGGAGCTGCCCTCCACGCTCACGGGACTCTACGTGGGCCTGCTCGGCCCTGCCGCCCGCGACAGCCCCCCGGGGGCCCTGGCGGGACTGGCCAGGCTGGCCTGGGAGCTGGGCCGCAGACGCCAGGGCACCTTGCTGGAGAGCCAGTTCCCGTCGGCGGAGGCGAGGGCCTGGGCCGTGGCCAAGGGCTTGGTGCAGCCCACCCCAGGGGCCGCGGCGGTGGGGCTGGCCTTCTCCAGCTTCCTTCTGCAGTGCTTCCTGGGGGCCGTGTGGCTGGCCCTGAGCAACGACATCAAGGACAAGGAGCTGCCACAGTACTTGGCGTTGACCCCGAGGAAGAAGAGGCCCTACGACAACTGGCTGGAGGGCGTGCCGCGGTTCCTGGCGGGGCTGGTTTTCCAGCCGCATGCCGACTGCCTCGGGGCCCTGGTGGGGCCTGCAGCGGCCACCCTGAAGGACAGGAAGCAGAAAGTGCTCACCAGGTACCTGAAGCGGCTGCAGCCGGGGACGCTGCGGGCCGGACAGCTGCTGGAGCTGTTGCACTGCACCCGTGAGACTTTGGACGCTGGGCTCTGGCAGCACGTGGTGCAGGGGCTCCCCGCCCGCCTCTCCTTCGTGGGCACCCGGCTCACGCCTCCCCACACCTATGTCCTGGGCAGCGCCTTGGAGGCGGCGGGCCGAGACTTCTCCCTGGACCTCTGCAGCACTGGCATTGACCCCCCTGGACTGGGGAGCCTCGTGGGACTCAGCTGCGTCACCCATttcag CCCGGTCCTTGTGCCTGGGTCTGAGGCCTTTCCTCCACAGGGCTGCGCTGAGTGA